One Microbacterium marinum genomic window carries:
- a CDS encoding EamA family transporter, with protein MTRGGPPATAVGLVVTGLVCQEVGASLAVLLFPQVGPLGMVMLRLVFSAVILLLIARPALGGHGRAGWIAVVQLGTALAVMNGFFYLALARLPLGITVTIEVLGPLALSIIAGRRRSSWLWAGLAFCGVVALGGGGWDRLDLLGVLFALGAAVTWAFYILASARVGAAFPRLDGLALAMTFAAVLSLPFGIADAGAALLRLDLVALGAAVALLSSTIPYALELIALRRLAAAAFSILMALAPATAALAGFLLLGQHLTVWEMAGIVLVIAASIGAVRAGGRRADDIAEPTG; from the coding sequence GTGACCCGCGGCGGTCCACCCGCCACCGCCGTCGGACTCGTCGTCACGGGTCTCGTCTGCCAGGAGGTGGGAGCCTCCCTCGCCGTGCTGCTGTTCCCGCAGGTGGGTCCTCTCGGCATGGTGATGCTCCGCCTCGTCTTCTCGGCCGTCATCCTCCTGCTCATCGCCCGCCCCGCGCTGGGCGGCCACGGCCGTGCGGGCTGGATCGCGGTCGTGCAGCTCGGCACCGCCCTCGCCGTCATGAACGGCTTCTTCTACCTGGCGTTGGCGAGGCTGCCCCTGGGCATCACCGTGACGATCGAGGTGCTCGGTCCGCTGGCGCTGTCGATCATCGCGGGCCGGCGTCGTTCATCGTGGCTTTGGGCCGGGCTGGCTTTCTGCGGCGTCGTCGCCCTCGGCGGCGGCGGGTGGGACCGCCTCGACCTTCTGGGTGTGCTCTTCGCGCTGGGCGCTGCGGTGACCTGGGCGTTCTACATCCTGGCGTCGGCGCGGGTCGGCGCTGCCTTCCCTCGGCTGGACGGGCTCGCGCTGGCGATGACCTTCGCAGCCGTGCTGTCGCTGCCGTTCGGTATCGCGGACGCGGGCGCGGCCCTCTTGCGGCTGGACCTGGTCGCGCTGGGCGCAGCGGTCGCCCTGCTGTCGTCGACGATCCCGTACGCCCTCGAACTCATCGCGCTCCGCAGGCTCGCTGCGGCGGCGTTCTCGATCCTCATGGCGCTCGCCCCCGCGACAGCGGCGCTCGCCGGATTCCTCCTGCTGGGGCAGCACCTCACTGTCTGGGAGATGGCGGGCATCGTCCTCGTGATCGCCGCGTCGATCGGCGCCGTCCGCGCTGGGGGCCGCCGCGCGGACGACATTGCCGAGCCGACCGGCTGA
- a CDS encoding carbohydrate kinase family protein, which produces MTVVVCGPAAWNHLILLDRLPEPVPHMQFASASVHTVGGTSAGKAVHLADAGVAVRLHALLGEDAEGVAVAEALRRADVEVVRHVSAVTEQHVNLMTAEGGRVSLYVATPSPADESAVDTSLADLATAEVAVVDLSVFGAELIRRGVGGPVWTDLHDYDGSSAFHEPFLRAAEVVFMNDDAVDDPWALLRSCVDRGPRMAVCTRGAAGAIALGADGTRYAVAAASVDLVDTNGAGDAFFAGFLAAHLAGADVDGCLAAGARQAVVALESAHLHPALA; this is translated from the coding sequence ATGACTGTCGTCGTCTGCGGGCCCGCCGCGTGGAATCACCTCATCCTGCTCGATCGCCTCCCCGAGCCCGTCCCGCACATGCAGTTCGCCTCCGCCTCGGTGCACACCGTGGGAGGCACGTCGGCCGGAAAGGCGGTGCACCTGGCGGATGCCGGTGTCGCCGTTCGACTGCATGCCCTGCTCGGCGAGGATGCCGAGGGCGTGGCGGTCGCTGAGGCGCTGCGGCGCGCCGACGTCGAAGTGGTGCGGCACGTGAGTGCGGTCACCGAGCAGCACGTGAACCTGATGACCGCTGAGGGCGGACGGGTGTCGCTGTACGTCGCCACGCCATCGCCGGCCGACGAGTCCGCTGTCGACACGTCACTCGCCGACCTGGCGACCGCCGAGGTCGCGGTCGTCGATCTCAGCGTCTTCGGGGCCGAACTGATCCGGCGTGGCGTCGGCGGGCCGGTCTGGACCGACCTCCACGACTACGACGGGTCCTCGGCATTCCACGAGCCGTTCCTGCGGGCCGCCGAGGTCGTCTTCATGAACGACGACGCGGTCGACGACCCGTGGGCGCTGCTGCGATCGTGCGTCGACCGCGGCCCTCGCATGGCCGTCTGCACGCGCGGCGCCGCGGGCGCGATCGCGCTGGGCGCGGACGGCACGCGATACGCCGTGGCCGCGGCATCCGTCGACCTCGTCGACACCAACGGCGCGGGCGACGCCTTCTTCGCCGGGTTCCTCGCCGCGCATCTGGCGGGTGCTGATGTGGACGGATGCCTCGCGGCGGGCGCGCGGCAGGCTGTCGTCGCGCTGGAGTCCGCGCACCTGCACCCCGCGCTCGCCTGA
- a CDS encoding sirohydrochlorin chelatase: MTPVLIACSHGTSSPDGRAAISATVEKVRLLLPHVSVEEAFVDVQQPEIDDVVRAVSPRRAVVVPLLLSTGFHTKVDIARAVTDAGGRATATAALGPHPLLAELLATRLHEAGLSDGDAVVLAAAGSSDPAASVDVAGMADLLRKQLDAPVSVAFAAGAGIRIGDAVAQARATGARRVVAASYVLAPGHFADVISRGGADVVTAPLAPDDAVARIVAERYLAAVGVVAHAA, encoded by the coding sequence ATGACCCCTGTCCTCATCGCCTGCTCGCACGGGACCAGCTCGCCGGACGGCCGTGCCGCCATCTCCGCCACCGTCGAGAAGGTGCGCCTGCTGCTGCCACACGTCTCGGTCGAAGAGGCCTTCGTTGATGTGCAGCAGCCCGAGATCGACGACGTCGTCCGCGCCGTCTCCCCTCGACGTGCCGTCGTCGTGCCGCTGCTCCTGTCGACCGGGTTCCACACGAAGGTCGACATCGCCCGGGCGGTGACGGATGCCGGGGGCCGCGCGACGGCGACCGCGGCGCTCGGGCCGCACCCCCTCCTGGCCGAGCTGCTCGCGACCCGCCTCCACGAGGCCGGCCTGTCGGACGGCGATGCCGTCGTGCTCGCGGCCGCGGGATCGAGCGACCCCGCGGCATCCGTCGACGTCGCAGGCATGGCCGACCTGCTGCGGAAGCAGCTCGACGCGCCCGTCTCGGTCGCCTTCGCGGCGGGAGCCGGCATCCGCATCGGCGACGCCGTCGCGCAGGCGCGCGCGACCGGCGCCCGTCGCGTCGTCGCGGCCAGTTACGTCCTCGCGCCGGGCCACTTCGCCGACGTCATCTCCCGTGGCGGCGCCGACGTCGTCACCGCGCCGTTGGCTCCCGACGACGCGGTCGCCCGCATCGTCGCCGAGCGCTACCTCGCCGCCGTCGGCGTCGTCGCGCACGCCGCCTGA
- a CDS encoding uroporphyrinogen-III synthase: MNSAVRPALSAALGGCTIVIAVDRRSAELATALERHGATVRHAPALTIVSHIDDESLVQATRQLIDAPPDVVVATTGVGFRGWMEAADEAGLQTALHDALSGAQIVARGPKARGAIQQAGLTADWVAESETSEELGSFLLAEGVAGRRVAVQHHGSGADGLDELFAEAGADVVSLTVYRWGPPPDAAAVARSVAQTAQGEVDAVLFTSAPGAAEWLATARREGALEAIVERAADRRLLLAAVGPITAGPLLDAGADPLIAERGRLGSLVRAVVTHFGGGAAPSLDTAAGRLELRSTAAVLDGQVLPLSRASLSLLRALFEAGGGVVARAELAAVLPRSGGAPSDSAHAVDVAIARTRDALGIPTLIRTVVKRGYRLDVAFPEGPA, translated from the coding sequence GTGAACTCGGCCGTCCGTCCCGCCCTGTCCGCCGCGCTCGGCGGCTGCACGATCGTCATCGCCGTCGATCGTCGGTCAGCCGAGCTCGCGACGGCGCTGGAGCGGCACGGGGCGACGGTCCGGCACGCGCCCGCTCTGACGATCGTGTCGCACATCGACGACGAGTCCCTCGTGCAGGCGACGCGGCAGCTGATCGATGCGCCGCCGGACGTCGTCGTCGCGACGACGGGGGTGGGGTTCCGCGGGTGGATGGAGGCGGCCGACGAAGCCGGTCTGCAGACCGCGCTGCACGATGCCCTGTCGGGTGCGCAGATCGTCGCGCGAGGGCCGAAGGCGCGCGGCGCGATCCAGCAGGCGGGGTTGACCGCGGATTGGGTGGCCGAATCGGAGACGAGCGAGGAGCTCGGATCGTTCCTGCTCGCCGAGGGTGTCGCGGGGCGCCGGGTCGCGGTCCAGCACCACGGATCGGGTGCGGACGGCCTCGACGAGCTGTTCGCAGAGGCCGGAGCCGACGTCGTCAGCCTGACCGTCTATCGCTGGGGTCCGCCGCCCGACGCCGCCGCGGTCGCGCGGTCCGTCGCACAGACGGCGCAGGGCGAGGTGGACGCGGTCCTCTTCACGTCGGCGCCCGGAGCGGCCGAATGGCTGGCGACAGCACGGCGCGAAGGCGCGCTCGAGGCGATCGTCGAGCGCGCCGCGGATCGACGCCTGCTGCTGGCCGCGGTCGGGCCGATCACGGCCGGACCGCTCCTCGACGCGGGGGCGGACCCTCTCATCGCCGAGCGCGGACGCCTCGGATCGCTCGTCCGCGCGGTCGTCACCCACTTCGGCGGCGGCGCCGCGCCCTCGCTCGACACCGCCGCCGGACGCCTCGAGCTCCGCAGCACCGCCGCCGTGCTCGACGGACAGGTGCTCCCCCTTTCACGCGCGTCGCTCTCGCTCCTGCGGGCGCTGTTCGAGGCCGGCGGTGGGGTCGTCGCCCGTGCCGAGCTCGCTGCAGTCCTCCCGCGATCGGGCGGCGCGCCCTCCGACAGCGCCCATGCCGTCGATGTGGCGATCGCCCGCACGCGCGACGCGCTCGGCATCCCGACCCTCATCCGCACCGTCGTCAAGCGCGGGTACCGGCTCGACGTCGCCTTCCCGGAAGGCCCCGCATGA
- the cobA gene encoding uroporphyrinogen-III C-methyltransferase — MTTMLGLSLAGRSVVFIGGGAVATRRVGRFLDEGAVVTVVAPLLDDRMRVLVDERQVSWVPRTATPEDVAGAWLVHAATAVPSVDAAVAAWCERARVFCVNTSDGAHGSARLTAETRAGDVVVAVASDAGVDPRRAGRLRDAIGAALREGTLPLRRRRKALGRVDLVGGGPGPADLMTVRGRRLLAEADVVVADRLGPTDVLADLEPDVEVIDVGKQPGHHPVPQEAINALLVAHAKAGKRVVRLKGGDPFVYGRGGEEVAACLAAGVPVDVVPGLTSAVSVPQAAGIPVTHRGVSAGVHVANGQGELSSATRAALADDATTAVFLMGVAALPRIVAAARDAGAPADRPVAIVERGHTPTQRTTWTTLVDAERDAASAGVSNPAVIVVGDVAASGLLLPDAAVVTGSGDPSR; from the coding sequence ATGACCACGATGCTCGGACTCTCCCTCGCGGGTCGCTCGGTCGTCTTCATCGGCGGCGGGGCCGTCGCGACTCGACGAGTGGGCAGGTTCCTCGATGAGGGTGCGGTGGTGACCGTCGTCGCTCCACTGCTCGACGACCGGATGCGTGTGCTCGTCGACGAGCGGCAGGTCAGCTGGGTGCCCCGGACCGCGACGCCGGAAGACGTCGCCGGCGCGTGGCTCGTGCACGCCGCGACCGCCGTCCCCTCGGTGGATGCCGCCGTCGCGGCGTGGTGCGAACGGGCGCGGGTGTTCTGCGTCAACACCTCCGACGGTGCGCACGGCTCGGCTCGTCTGACCGCCGAGACCCGCGCGGGAGACGTGGTGGTCGCGGTCGCGTCCGACGCCGGAGTCGATCCCCGCCGCGCGGGACGCCTGCGCGACGCCATCGGCGCGGCGCTGCGCGAAGGGACCCTGCCGCTCCGACGGCGACGCAAGGCACTCGGCCGCGTTGATCTCGTCGGCGGCGGCCCCGGCCCCGCCGACCTGATGACGGTCCGCGGTCGGCGACTGCTCGCCGAGGCCGATGTGGTCGTCGCCGACCGTCTGGGCCCGACCGATGTGCTGGCCGACCTCGAGCCCGACGTCGAGGTGATCGATGTCGGCAAGCAGCCCGGGCACCACCCCGTGCCGCAGGAAGCGATCAACGCGCTGCTCGTCGCCCACGCCAAAGCCGGCAAGCGCGTGGTGCGGCTCAAGGGCGGCGACCCGTTCGTCTACGGTCGAGGCGGCGAGGAGGTCGCCGCCTGCCTGGCCGCCGGTGTGCCGGTCGACGTGGTTCCGGGGCTCACCAGTGCGGTGTCCGTCCCGCAGGCGGCGGGAATCCCCGTCACGCACCGCGGGGTGTCGGCGGGTGTCCACGTCGCGAACGGACAGGGCGAGCTCTCGTCGGCGACGCGCGCCGCCCTCGCCGACGACGCCACGACCGCGGTCTTCCTCATGGGCGTCGCCGCCCTCCCCCGTATCGTCGCCGCGGCACGCGACGCCGGTGCCCCTGCGGACCGCCCCGTCGCGATCGTCGAGCGCGGACACACCCCCACACAGCGCACGACCTGGACGACGCTCGTCGACGCGGAACGGGATGCCGCATCCGCCGGCGTCAGCAACCCCGCCGTCATCGTGGTCGGAGATGTCGCGGCATCCGGTCTTCTGCTCCCGGATGCCGCCGTGGTCACCGGATCGGGGGACCCGTCCCGGTGA
- the nirD gene encoding nitrite reductase small subunit NirD yields MTLLAHEMDAAVAEGWTAICALADLERERGRAALLGDVQVALFLTHAGRVHAVQNLDPYSGAHVISRGIVGTQQDVPTVASPMYKQVFDLRTGVCLETQGKEPRTLRVWPAAVADGIVYLRKGQP; encoded by the coding sequence ATGACGCTGCTCGCCCACGAGATGGATGCCGCGGTCGCCGAGGGATGGACGGCGATCTGCGCCCTCGCCGACCTGGAGCGGGAGCGCGGGCGCGCGGCGCTGCTCGGAGACGTCCAGGTCGCGCTGTTCCTCACCCACGCGGGCCGCGTGCACGCGGTCCAGAACCTCGACCCGTACAGCGGAGCCCACGTCATCTCGCGCGGAATCGTCGGCACGCAGCAGGACGTGCCGACCGTGGCATCCCCCATGTACAAGCAGGTCTTCGACCTGCGCACGGGCGTCTGCCTCGAGACGCAGGGCAAGGAGCCGCGCACCCTGAGGGTCTGGCCCGCCGCCGTCGCCGACGGGATCGTCTACCTGCGAAAGGGGCAGCCATGA
- the nirB gene encoding nitrite reductase large subunit NirB, with protein sequence MSSTGPTPHVVVVGAGMVAHRFVESLLSRTGDAWRVTVIGDEQRHPYDRVGLTSYFAGASVDDLALDAGPLADERVTFLRGTRVTRVDMAEAAVLTDRGERIAYDRLVLATGSYAARLAVDGYDNDGCFVYRTLDDVEALEAFVHRRSAELGRPLVGTVIGGGLLGLEAAGALQGLGVDCTVVQSSDRLMSAQLDLPAGDALRRLIEARGIGVRTSSLTTRLDADRYGNVVGLEFRDGDWERTDVVVFTVGVRPRDELARSAGLDVDPRGGVVIDEGCRTSDPRVLAIGEVASFAGQCVGLVAPGYAMAEVAAARLLGQDAVFGGFDVSTKLKLSGVDVASFGDAFAETPGALDVVYADPVSGVYKKLVLSDDAKTLLGGILVGDASAYGSLRPLVGGALGGDPVAYLLPQDGVAAPTGDLPDEALVCSCNSVTAGGIRSAVHDEGCTDVKAIKACTKAGAACGSCVGMITKLLGSELAKTGAALSNALCEHFGMSRRQLFDAVRVSGLSTFSAVIERFGTGRGCDICKPVLASILSTLTGRHVLDGENATLQDTNDHVMANMQKDGSYSVVPRIPGGEITPEGLLVIGQVAQDFGLYTKITGGQRIDMFGARLEQLPEIWKRLVNAGFESGHAYGKSLRTVKSCVGSTWCRYGVQDSVGMAVQLELRYRGLRSPHKIKLGVSGCARECAEARGKDVGVIATEAGWNMYVGGNGGFTPRHAVLLAEGLDDEGLLQAIDRFLMYYVFTADRLQRTAPWFEDLEGGIDELRRVIFDDSLGICSDLDAAMARHLDNYEDEWKATLDDPEKLRRFASFVNAPTTPDPSLAYTSERGQARPATAEERADARVLIAGTTLEVRR encoded by the coding sequence ATGAGCTCCACCGGCCCCACCCCGCACGTCGTGGTGGTGGGTGCCGGGATGGTCGCGCACCGGTTCGTCGAGAGCCTGCTCAGCCGCACGGGCGACGCGTGGCGGGTCACCGTGATCGGCGACGAGCAGCGGCATCCGTACGACCGAGTCGGCCTCACCTCGTACTTCGCCGGCGCGTCCGTCGACGACCTGGCTCTCGACGCCGGCCCGCTTGCCGACGAGCGGGTGACGTTCCTGCGCGGCACGCGGGTGACCCGCGTCGACATGGCGGAAGCGGCCGTGCTCACCGACCGCGGCGAGCGCATCGCGTACGACCGCCTCGTGCTTGCCACCGGCTCTTACGCGGCGCGCCTGGCCGTCGACGGGTATGACAACGACGGCTGCTTCGTGTACCGCACGCTCGACGACGTCGAGGCGCTCGAAGCCTTCGTGCACCGCCGCTCCGCCGAACTCGGCCGCCCGCTCGTGGGCACCGTCATCGGCGGCGGACTCCTCGGGCTCGAGGCAGCGGGCGCCCTGCAAGGGCTCGGCGTCGACTGCACCGTGGTGCAGTCCTCCGACCGGCTCATGTCCGCGCAGCTCGACCTGCCCGCCGGCGATGCGCTCCGTCGCCTCATCGAAGCCCGCGGCATCGGCGTCCGCACCTCGTCCCTCACGACTCGACTCGACGCCGATCGCTACGGAAACGTCGTCGGGCTCGAGTTCCGCGACGGGGACTGGGAGCGCACCGACGTGGTCGTCTTCACCGTCGGCGTCCGTCCCCGCGACGAACTGGCCCGCAGCGCCGGACTCGACGTCGACCCGCGGGGCGGTGTCGTCATCGACGAGGGATGCCGCACCTCCGACCCCCGCGTCCTCGCGATCGGCGAGGTCGCGAGCTTCGCCGGCCAGTGCGTCGGGCTGGTCGCTCCCGGGTACGCGATGGCGGAGGTCGCCGCAGCCCGTCTGCTCGGCCAGGACGCCGTCTTCGGCGGCTTCGACGTCTCGACGAAGCTGAAGCTCTCCGGCGTCGACGTCGCGAGCTTCGGCGACGCATTCGCCGAGACGCCGGGAGCCCTCGACGTCGTCTACGCTGACCCGGTGTCGGGGGTCTACAAGAAGCTCGTGCTCTCCGACGACGCGAAGACGCTGCTGGGCGGCATCCTCGTGGGCGATGCCTCGGCGTACGGATCGCTCCGTCCGCTCGTCGGCGGCGCGCTGGGCGGTGATCCCGTCGCCTACCTCCTGCCGCAGGACGGCGTCGCCGCTCCGACGGGGGATCTGCCCGACGAGGCCCTCGTGTGCTCGTGCAACAGCGTCACCGCCGGCGGCATCCGCTCCGCCGTGCACGACGAGGGCTGCACCGACGTGAAGGCGATCAAAGCCTGCACGAAGGCGGGAGCAGCCTGCGGGTCGTGCGTGGGCATGATCACGAAGCTCTTGGGGTCCGAGCTCGCGAAGACCGGCGCCGCCCTCAGCAACGCGCTGTGCGAGCACTTCGGGATGTCGCGGCGGCAGCTCTTCGACGCGGTCCGCGTGTCGGGACTGTCCACCTTCAGCGCGGTCATCGAGCGCTTCGGCACCGGGCGCGGCTGCGACATCTGCAAGCCGGTGCTCGCGAGCATCCTCTCGACGCTCACCGGGCGTCACGTGCTCGACGGCGAGAACGCCACCCTGCAGGACACCAACGACCACGTGATGGCGAACATGCAGAAGGACGGCAGCTACTCCGTCGTCCCCCGCATCCCCGGCGGTGAGATCACCCCCGAGGGGCTGCTCGTCATCGGTCAGGTCGCGCAGGACTTCGGGTTGTACACGAAGATCACCGGCGGTCAGCGCATCGACATGTTCGGCGCACGTCTCGAGCAGCTGCCCGAGATCTGGAAGCGGCTCGTCAACGCCGGCTTCGAATCCGGCCACGCGTACGGAAAGTCGCTGCGCACCGTGAAGTCCTGCGTCGGATCGACGTGGTGCCGCTACGGCGTGCAGGACTCGGTCGGCATGGCCGTGCAGCTCGAGCTGCGCTACCGGGGCCTCCGGTCGCCGCACAAGATCAAGCTCGGCGTCTCGGGCTGCGCCCGCGAGTGCGCCGAGGCCCGCGGCAAGGACGTCGGCGTCATCGCGACGGAGGCCGGCTGGAACATGTACGTGGGCGGCAACGGCGGATTCACGCCACGGCACGCGGTGCTGCTGGCGGAAGGACTCGACGACGAGGGGCTCCTGCAGGCGATCGACCGATTCCTCATGTACTACGTGTTCACCGCCGACCGGCTGCAGCGCACCGCCCCCTGGTTCGAAGACCTCGAGGGAGGCATCGACGAACTCCGTCGCGTGATCTTCGACGACTCCCTCGGGATCTGCTCGGACTTGGATGCCGCGATGGCACGCCATCTCGACAACTACGAGGACGAGTGGAAGGCGACCCTCGACGATCCCGAGAAGCTCCGACGGTTCGCCTCGTTCGTCAACGCGCCGACGACGCCCGACCCCTCCCTGGCGTACACGTCGGAGCGCGGCCAGGCCCGCCCCGCCACCGCCGAGGAGCGCGCGGACGCGCGCGTGCTCATCGCCGGCACCACGCTGGAGGTGCGCCGATGA
- a CDS encoding formate/nitrite transporter family protein yields the protein MTYVKPTELVQSVIDAGASKVLLSTRDTIVRSIMGGAILTIAAAFAVTISVTTGSPLLGAVLFPIGFIMLYLLGYDLLTGVFVLAPLAWLARRPGVTLGGILRNWGLVFVGNFIGAFAIAVLMAIVFTNGFATAPNAVGEAIGHIGEGRTVGYAEFGANGMLTLFVRAVLCNAMVATGVVLAMVSKDVIGKIFAMWMPIMLFFFMGFEHSIVNMFLFPSGLLLGGDFTIVDYLIWNEIPTVLGNLVGGLAFVGIPLYLTYGRPSTPRRVRPSKRERLAAAAAVDAPAPADREATGASV from the coding sequence ATGACGTACGTCAAGCCCACCGAACTCGTCCAGAGCGTCATCGACGCCGGCGCGTCGAAGGTCCTGCTCTCCACGCGCGACACGATCGTCCGATCGATCATGGGCGGCGCGATCCTCACCATCGCCGCCGCCTTCGCGGTAACGATCAGCGTGACCACCGGCAGCCCCCTCCTGGGCGCCGTGCTGTTCCCGATCGGGTTCATCATGCTGTACCTGCTCGGCTACGACCTTCTCACCGGAGTCTTCGTCCTGGCCCCGCTCGCCTGGCTGGCGCGGCGACCGGGTGTCACGCTCGGCGGCATCCTGCGCAACTGGGGTCTCGTCTTCGTCGGCAACTTCATCGGAGCCTTCGCCATCGCCGTCCTGATGGCCATCGTCTTCACGAACGGATTCGCCACCGCCCCGAATGCGGTCGGCGAGGCGATCGGGCACATCGGCGAGGGCCGAACCGTCGGCTACGCGGAGTTCGGAGCCAACGGCATGCTCACCCTGTTCGTGCGGGCGGTGCTCTGCAACGCGATGGTCGCCACCGGCGTCGTCCTCGCGATGGTCTCGAAGGACGTCATCGGCAAGATCTTCGCAATGTGGATGCCGATCATGCTCTTCTTCTTCATGGGCTTCGAGCACTCCATCGTGAACATGTTCCTGTTCCCGTCGGGCCTGCTCCTCGGCGGTGACTTCACGATCGTCGACTATCTGATCTGGAACGAGATCCCCACCGTCCTCGGCAACCTCGTCGGCGGTCTGGCCTTCGTCGGCATCCCGCTCTACCTCACCTACGGACGCCCGTCGACGCCGCGCCGTGTGCGTCCGTCGAAGCGCGAGCGTCTCGCCGCGGCGGCCGCCGTCGACGCACCGGCACCGGCCGACCGCGAAGCCACCGGCGCCTCGGTCTGA
- a CDS encoding MarR family transcriptional regulator has translation MTDVDTETSGDRANAAGYWYDESPGQRDRARRVLESLRTYRAAETAMRRRTRDSMSMGENELLALRFLLRQPDHTSRPSELVKYLGVTSASVTTMLDRLEKTGRVQRVANPSDRRSIFVRATPHANEEVRETLGKMHELMYGVAVGLTPEAQEHVVAFLQKMADAVDGVEPAASAD, from the coding sequence GTGACGGACGTCGACACGGAGACCAGCGGAGACCGCGCGAACGCTGCTGGCTACTGGTACGACGAGTCGCCGGGCCAGCGAGATCGCGCTCGTCGCGTGCTCGAGTCCCTTCGCACCTACCGGGCCGCCGAGACTGCGATGCGGCGGCGCACCCGCGATTCCATGTCGATGGGCGAGAACGAGCTCCTCGCGCTCCGTTTTCTGCTTCGGCAGCCCGATCACACCTCGCGTCCGTCGGAACTGGTCAAGTACCTCGGCGTGACGTCGGCATCCGTCACGACGATGCTCGACCGGCTCGAGAAGACCGGCCGCGTTCAACGCGTCGCCAACCCTTCCGACCGGCGGAGCATCTTCGTGCGGGCGACCCCGCACGCGAACGAGGAAGTCCGCGAGACCCTCGGCAAGATGCACGAGCTCATGTACGGCGTGGCCGTGGGGCTGACCCCCGAAGCGCAGGAGCACGTCGTCGCCTTCCTGCAAAAGATGGCCGACGCCGTCGACGGTGTCGAGCCCGCGGCATCCGCCGACTGA
- a CDS encoding SLC13 family permease — protein sequence MDGAIVTFAVLALAIVGFVTNRVPLVVVALAVPLLLWATGVIDLDAALAGFSDPIVLFIAALFVISEALDATGVTAWIARRLQGPRVSGRVRLMTTIGLTAALLAAVISINGAVAALLPVVVIVATRAGIVPSKLLIPLAFAASAGSMLTLSGTPVNIVVSEAAAAAGGREFGYFEFALVGIPLVLATVTLGILLQERSLPHRTPDRLEVAVVDPGESLASWRADYRVDLDADALIDGDHGVAEVLIAPRSTLIGRTVSPGMATRDENLIVLALRRGDRSPHVDDGRATAGSLTLQPGDAVLVHGHWEALHRYTSSPDVIAVASSRSMQRAVPMGRGARRAIAIVALAVVALASGLVPPVVVGLCAAGALLVTRVLSVPQAFRAISWNTVVLIAGMIPLSAAFVASGAADLISTAVLGVTGSGSPHLALLVLCLLTLVLGQFVSNVATVLVMAPIAVSFAAALEVSIQPFMMALAVVGAAAFLTPIATPVNLMVMQPGGYRFGDYWRLGLPLSVVYVVIAVVYVPLIWPF from the coding sequence ATGGACGGCGCGATCGTCACCTTCGCGGTGCTGGCACTCGCGATCGTCGGGTTCGTGACGAACCGGGTTCCGCTCGTCGTCGTCGCCCTCGCGGTCCCGCTACTGCTCTGGGCCACCGGGGTCATCGACCTCGACGCCGCCCTCGCCGGCTTCAGCGACCCGATCGTGCTGTTCATCGCCGCACTGTTCGTGATCAGTGAGGCACTGGATGCCACCGGGGTGACGGCGTGGATCGCTCGGCGCCTACAGGGCCCGCGGGTCTCGGGCAGGGTGCGCCTGATGACCACAATCGGCCTCACGGCGGCGCTGCTCGCCGCCGTCATCAGTATCAACGGTGCGGTGGCAGCGCTGCTCCCGGTCGTCGTCATCGTCGCCACCCGCGCTGGGATCGTGCCGTCGAAGCTCCTCATCCCGCTCGCGTTCGCGGCGAGCGCCGGGTCGATGCTGACCCTCTCGGGCACGCCCGTGAACATCGTCGTCTCCGAGGCGGCTGCCGCGGCGGGCGGGCGGGAGTTCGGCTACTTCGAGTTCGCGCTCGTCGGCATCCCGCTCGTGCTCGCGACGGTGACCCTCGGCATCCTCCTCCAGGAGCGCTCGTTGCCCCACCGCACCCCGGACCGGCTTGAGGTGGCAGTCGTCGACCCCGGGGAGAGCCTGGCCTCGTGGCGCGCCGACTACCGGGTCGATCTCGACGCGGACGCCCTCATCGACGGCGACCACGGCGTCGCCGAGGTGCTCATCGCGCCGCGCTCGACGCTGATCGGCCGCACCGTGTCGCCGGGGATGGCGACACGCGACGAGAACCTCATCGTGCTCGCGCTTCGCCGTGGCGACCGCTCCCCCCACGTCGACGACGGCCGCGCGACAGCCGGTTCGCTCACCCTGCAGCCGGGCGACGCCGTACTCGTGCACGGGCACTGGGAGGCGCTCCACCGGTACACGTCGTCGCCCGACGTCATCGCCGTGGCATCCTCACGCTCGATGCAACGCGCGGTGCCGATGGGCAGGGGCGCACGTCGAGCGATCGCGATCGTCGCGCTCGCCGTCGTCGCGCTCGCGAGCGGGCTGGTCCCGCCGGTCGTCGTCGGACTGTGCGCCGCGGGCGCGCTGCTCGTGACGCGGGTGCTGTCGGTGCCGCAGGCGTTCCGAGCGATCTCGTGGAACACGGTCGTGCTGATCGCCGGCATGATCCCGCTCTCTGCCGCGTTCGTCGCGTCCGGCGCGGCCGACCTGATCTCGACGGCAGTGCTGGGCGTGACCGGGAGTGGCTCGCCACACCTCGCGCTGCTCGTCCTCTGCCTGCTGACGCTCGTCCTCGGACAGTTCGTGTCGAACGTGGCCACGGTGCTCGTCATGGCGCCCATCGCCGTCTCGTTCGCGGCAGCGCTGGAGGTGAGCATCCAGCCGTTCATGATGGCGCTCGCGGTGGTGGGCGCCGCTGCGTTCCTCACCCCGATCGCGACGCCGGTGAACCTGATGGTGATGCAACCGGGCGGCTACCGGTTCGGGGACTACTGGCGGTTGGGTCTGCCCCTGAGCGTCGTGTACGTCGTCATCGCGGTCGTCTACGTGCCGCTGATCTGGCCGTTCTGA